TCGGGAACACCACCAATGATATGTACATTAAAATACTTCAGTAAAGCAGAAGGCGCATTTAATGTACTGATAGAATCATGGTTCCCTCCGATAATGATTACCTCCCGGCAGGGGGTATCTTTCACCTGTCTTAAAAACCCATAATACTGTTCAAAAGCAGCATTAGAAGGACTTCCTGTATCAAAGATATCTCCTGCAACAATTAAAACATCTATTTTTTCGGTTTGCAGGGTCAATATCAGCCAGTTCAGAAAAGCCTGATGCTCATCTGTACGCTCACTCTGTTCCAGTCTTTTTCCAAGGTGCCAGTCGGCGGTATGAAGAATTCTCATCGTTGCCTGCTAAATTAAACAATTGCAGGGATAATTGTTTAATTCAGCAGGCAACGGTTAATTAGTTTTCCAAATTTATTCCGTTTCCCGGTTTAGCAGAGATCAAGCTATCTACAACAAATACGCTTACTCCTCTCCATGGAAGTGGACTGATATATTCTTTGTAATGTACTTCGATATTAGAGCCCGCATTTTTGTTCAGCTCTTCAGCAACTTTTGGATCTGTTACCGAAAACATAAATTCATTGGAAGCAATATTTCCAGGAGCCTGAGAACGTATACCGGTCTGTATTAAACGGCCTTCATTGGTCTTAAACATATAGCCTTTTTTCACAAAATAATTCAGCTGACCGGCTTTCACACCTTCGCCAAAAACAAAAAAGTACCTGTAATAACCAAAACCGGCCAAAAACACGATCACTAAAAGTATCAGTATAGTCCAGAATTTTCCTCTGGATTTTTTTTGAGGCGTAGCAGAATTTGTATTTTCCATAGATGATGTTTTAATTTCGGTAATCAACAACTGTTCCAGAATCGAAACAAACGTGTTCAATCCCTTCAGAATCAATCAAACATGATAATTAAAGCTAAAAATTATTCACAATATTCCTTAAACTACTAATGCTCAGAAAATTCATCAGCAGATGTCCTAAAAATCAGTAAAAAAATGAACAATATGAATTTTTCAGGTATACCAAAAAGGGGTAACTTCAGCTCACATTTTACCAAAAAAAACAATTTACCATGAAAATCACAAACATTTTAAGCGTAATTACATTAGCCTGTCTGATTTTATCCTGTAAGAAGGAAAAAGTTCAGGACACTTCATTATCAAACGAAACAAAATCATTCGCAAACAGTACTCAGGCAGTAATCACTGCAACTGACAAAGTATTTGACGGTCCTTATGTCTTTCAGGAAAACGGAAAAACACAAGTCAAATACATTCTGGACAAAAAATCAGGTTTAACAATCAGCAGTCAGTCTATAGATTCTCCGAAAGATGTTGAATTTACTGTAGGATTCAACGACACTCCATCCTGGAATTTTAATGTAAAAATCAGTAAAGAGCTGAAACAAACCCCTTCAAGATGGAAAACAGATGACAAGATTTTTGTCATCTCTGATATAGAAGGAGAATTCAGCGTATTAAGAGACCTGCTGATTGGCGCAGGTGTAATTAATGACAAATATGAATGGACCTTTGGCAATGGTCAACTTATCATTGGCGGAGATACATTTGACAGAGGTAAACAGGTTCCGGAATGTCTCTGGCTATTCTACAAGTTAGAAGCTGAAGGTGGAAATCTGCATTTTCTACTTGGAAATCATGACGTCATGAATATTTCAGGAAGTCAGTCTAATTATGTTAACAGCAAATATTTTAAAACAGTCCAGACATTAGGCTTGAAGAAACCACTTGATTTGTATGCAAAAAACACAGTTCTGGGTGCATGGCTGAGAACCAAAAATATAATAGAGATTGGAAACAATATCTTATTTGTTCATGCAGGGGTTTCCAGAGAATTGGTTGATGAATATCCTAATTCCACCATTGAAAATTTCAATACCATTTCAAAAGCAAATTATGATTCTCCTAAAGCGACTACAAGCTCAAAAGACTTTTTAACCGGAGACCAGTCTCTGATATGGTTTAGAGGTTATTTCAAAGATCCATTGCTTTCTCAGAAAGATGTTGATTTCATCAGTAAGCATTTTGCAGTAGATCACATGATATTTGGCCATACAACACACCCGGAGGTTGGCTCATTTTATAATGGAAAAGTATATTGTACTGACGTGGATACACATGATGGTATTCGTCAGGGAATACTTATTAAACCAGGTGACATCGCCTATAAACTGAGTATTACAGGCAAAAACACTGTCAGTACGACGAAATTATAGGTTTTTATAGGTCTGGTTAGCGCAAGATTTTCATCAAAAATCCGTTCTAATCAGACATATATCTACTCTACTTATCTTCTATGAATAACAAAAAACCTACTCAAACGGCACTGATCGTGACCGTCATTGTTGCCGCATTGGGCAATTTCGTGGATCTTTATGATCTGTTACTTTTCAGCATTATCCGTATATCCAGTTTAAAATCCATAGGTCTTTCAGGTGCCCAGTTAACAGACACGGGAATATTGCTGTTAAACACACAAATGATTGGCATGCTGATCGGCGGAATCTTATGGGGTGTAATGGGAGATAAAAAAGGCCGGATCTCTATCTTATTTGGTTCCATCCTGATGTATTCCATAGCTAACGTTGCCAACGGACTCGTCCATTCAGTTGAAGCTTATGCCATCTGGCGATTTATAGCAGGCATTGGACTTGCAGGAGAGTTTGGCGCAGGAATCGTCCTCGTTGCTGAGTTAATGCCTAAAGAAAAAAGAGGTTATGCCATTACCATCGTAGCAGCAGTAGGCGTCAGTGGTGCAGTTGTCGCCTATTTTGTAGCCCAGTCTTTTGACTGGAGAACCTCTTATTTCATTGGTGGCGGACTGGGCCTGTTCCTGCTCCTTTTACGTTTTGGTATTGTAGAATCCGGTTTGTTCCACGAATCAAAAACTGCCAGTAACCGGGGTGATTTTCTGGCGATTTT
This portion of the Pedobacter lusitanus genome encodes:
- a CDS encoding MFS transporter, producing the protein MNNKKPTQTALIVTVIVAALGNFVDLYDLLLFSIIRISSLKSIGLSGAQLTDTGILLLNTQMIGMLIGGILWGVMGDKKGRISILFGSILMYSIANVANGLVHSVEAYAIWRFIAGIGLAGEFGAGIVLVAELMPKEKRGYAITIVAAVGVSGAVVAYFVAQSFDWRTSYFIGGGLGLFLLLLRFGIVESGLFHESKTASNRGDFLAIFRNKTQFLKYLRCILIGIPLWFVVGILITFSPEFGKVLHVQGEVSAGAAVAWCYGGVVIGDIMSGLMSQWLKSRIKVVYIFLLANAVGTVVYFTTYGLNLSQFYLLCGAIGVATGYSVLFITIASEQFGTNIRATVTITISNFIRAALIPITLLFQFFKSVFNGSIIYSGMTVGAISMVLALYALSKSEETFHKDLDYQEEF
- a CDS encoding metallophosphoesterase; its protein translation is MKITNILSVITLACLILSCKKEKVQDTSLSNETKSFANSTQAVITATDKVFDGPYVFQENGKTQVKYILDKKSGLTISSQSIDSPKDVEFTVGFNDTPSWNFNVKISKELKQTPSRWKTDDKIFVISDIEGEFSVLRDLLIGAGVINDKYEWTFGNGQLIIGGDTFDRGKQVPECLWLFYKLEAEGGNLHFLLGNHDVMNISGSQSNYVNSKYFKTVQTLGLKKPLDLYAKNTVLGAWLRTKNIIEIGNNILFVHAGVSRELVDEYPNSTIENFNTISKANYDSPKATTSSKDFLTGDQSLIWFRGYFKDPLLSQKDVDFISKHFAVDHMIFGHTTHPEVGSFYNGKVYCTDVDTHDGIRQGILIKPGDIAYKLSITGKNTVSTTKL